From a single Arachis hypogaea cultivar Tifrunner chromosome 3, arahy.Tifrunner.gnm2.J5K5, whole genome shotgun sequence genomic region:
- the LOC112789367 gene encoding probable aquaporin TIP5-1: MFLMRFALSVLVSSLFRCTAFLCAMANNVTNRFHQSLTRNALRSYLAEFMSTFFYVLAVVGSGMSARKLMPDATLNPATLVVVAIANAFALSSVLYTAWDISGGHVNPAITFAMAIGGHVSVPTALFYWVAQLIASVMACLVLRVILVGMHVPTYTIAEEMTGFGASVLEGFLTFVLVYTVYAARDPRRGPLSATGPLVIGLMAGANVLAAGPFSGGSMNPACAFGSAAIGGSFRNQAVYWVGPLLGAAVAGLLYDNVVFPVTATTGVSDGLTV, from the exons ATGTTTCTAATGCGTTTTGCTTTGTCTGTCTTAGTGAGTTCCCTGTTCCGTTGCACTGCATTCTTATGCGCAATGGCTAACAATGTCACTAACCGGTTCCATCAATCTCTCACTCGAAATGCTCTTCGCTCTTATCTCGCCGAGTTCATGTCCACTTTCTTCTATGTTCTTGCCGTTGTTGGTTCTGGAATGTCCGCAC GGAAATTGATGCCTGATGCAACACTGAATCCGGCTACCCTTGTTGTGGTTGCCATTGCAAACGCTTTCGCCTTGTCGTCCGTGTTGTACACCGCATGGGACATCTCCGGTGGACACGTCAACCCGGCGATTACGTTTGCAATGGCAATAGGAGGCCATGTTAGTGTACCAACCGCTCTCTTTTATTGGGTTGCCCAACTTATAGCCTCTGTTATGGCTTGCCTTGTCCTTAGGGTCATCCTTGTTGGAATG cATGTTCCGACATACACAATTGCTGAAGAAATGACAGGGTTTGGAGCATCGGTACTAGAAGGTTTCTTGACATTTGTATTGGTGTACACAGTGTATGCAGCAAGGGACCCAAGGCGTGGTCCATTGAGTGCTACAGGACCACTTGTAATTGGACTCATGGCCGGTGCAAATGTGTTAGCCGCAGGTCCTTTCTCTGGAGGCTCAATGAACCCAGCATGTGCTTTCGGCTCTGCCGCCATTGGTGGCAGTTTCAGGAACCAAGCCGTGTATTGGGTTGGTCCCTTGCTTGGTGCTGCCGTGGCTGGCCTTCTCTATGACAATGTAGTCTTCCCAGTAACCGCAACAACTGGAGTTTCTGATGGACTTACTGTGTGA
- the LOC112789370 gene encoding probable inactive purple acid phosphatase 27, which yields MESNNHWILKYVLLMILCVKSLSADDATLEDVIRKSSRVHRNFTALSEFRTINRRVLPDCSASSPNLKLMVNVSSSNSSLSDDEFITVTVSGVSRPSHGDWVAMISPSNSNVNTCLHSELYYVQTGDIAKLPLLCHYPVKAQFMSNDPNYLNCKSKACSGSIKFHVINIRTDIEFVFFTGGFLTPCFVGRSKPLTFSNPKRPLYGHLSSTDSTSTSMRLTWVSGDNQPQQVQYANGKSATSVITTFSQDDMCSSALLPSPAKDFGWHDPGYIHSAVMTGLSPSTTFNYRYGSDSVGWSEQMKFLTPPAGGSDELRFITYGDMGKTPLDDSQEHYIQPGALSVISSIDEEVKSENVDSVFHIGDISYATGFLAEWDFFLSLINPVASRVSYMTAIGNHERDYVNSGSVYITPDSGGECGVAYETYFPMPTSAKDKPWYSIEQASVHFTVISTEHDWSQNSEQYAWMKKDMASVNRQKTPWLIFMGHRPMYTSDHSSADKNFVAAVEPLLLANKVDLVLFGHVHNYERTCSVYQNQCKAMPKKDSKGVDTYDHRNYSAPVHVVVGNAGFTLDQFPSSVDNWSLIRISEFGYLRAHATRNDLSLELVTADTKEVKDSFHITK from the exons ATGGAGTCTAATAATCATTGGATTCTCAAATATGTATTATTAATGATTTTGTGTGTTAAATCTTTAAGCGCTGATGATGCGACTTTAGAGGATGTGATAAGAAAGAGTTCAAGAGTGCACAGAAACTTCACAGCATTATCAGAATTCAGAACCATAAATAGAAGAGTGTTGCCAGATTGCTCTGCTTCCAGCCCTAATTTGAAGTTGATGGTGAATGTCAGTTCCTCCAATTCAAGTTTGTCGGATGATGAGTTCATCACAGTAACTGTCTCCGGCGTTTCTAGACCCTCCCATGGAGATTGGGTCGCCATGATCTCACCTTCCAATTCTAA TGTTAACACTTGTCTTCATAGCGAGTTATACTATGTACAAACTGGTGATATTGCCAAACTTCCACTACTTTGCCATTACCCTGTTAAG gCACAATTTATGTCAAATGATCCAAATTACCTTAATTGCAAGAGCAAAGCATGCAGTGGTTCAATAAAATTCCACGTCATCAACATTAGAACAGACATCGAATTTGTGTTCTTCACTGGTGGATTCTTGACCCCATGCTTTGTTGGAAGGTCAAAACCTTTGACTTTTTCTAATCCTAAGAGGCCTCTCTATGGCCACCTCTCATCCACTGATTCTACTTCAACTTCT ATGAGATTAACATGGGTTAGTGGAGATAATCAACCTCAACAAGTTCAATATGCAAATGGGAAATCAGCTACCTCAGTGATCACTACATTTTCACAAGATGATATGTGCT cttcaGCATTGCTTCCAAGTCCTGCTAAGGATTTTGGATGGCATGACCCTGGATACATCCATTCAGCAGTTATGACAGGACTTAGTCCTTCAACCACCTTCAACTACAGATACGGAAG TGATTCTGTTGGTTGGAGTGAACAAATGAAGTTTTTAACTCCACCTGCTGGAGGATCAGATGAACTAAGATTCATTACATATGGTGATATGGGAAAAACTCCTCTTGATGATTCACAAGAACATTACATTCAG CCAGGAGCACTTTCAGTTATTTCATCTATAGATGAAGAAGTGAAATCTGAGAATGTAGACTCAGTGTTTCACATTGGAGACATAAGCTATGCCACTGGTTTTCTAGCAGAATGGGATTTCTTCCTTAGCCTTATTAATCCAGTAGCTTCCAGAGTTTCTTATATGACAGCAATTGGGAACCATGAGAG GGATTATGTGAATTCTGGTTCAGTGTATATCACTCCTGATTCTGGTGGGGAATGTGGAGTAGCATATGAAACATATTTTCCAATGCCAACTTCAGCAAAGGATAAGCCTTGGTACTCTATTGAACAAGCAAGTGTCCATTTCACTGTTATATCAACTGAGCATGATTGGTCACAAAATTCTGAGCAG TATGCATGGATGAAAAAGGACATGGCTTCAGTTAATAGACAAAAAACTCCATGGCTAATATTCATGGG ACATAGGCCAATGTATACCTCAGATCATTCATCTGCTGACAAGAATTTTGTTGCAGCTGTGGAGCCATTGCTATTAGCCAATAAG GTTGATTTGGTTCTTTTTGGGCATGTGCATAATTATGAGAGAACTTGTTCTGTATATCAAAACCAATGTAAAGCCATGCCCAAAAAAGATTCAAAAGGAGTTGATACATATGATCATAGAAACTACAGTGCTCCTGTGCATGTTGTTGTTGGCAATGCTGGCTTCACCTTAGACCAATTTCCAAGCAGT GTGGATAACTGGAGTCTGATAAGGATTTCTGAATTTGGTTATTTGAGAGCACATGCTACCAGGAATGATTTGAGCTTAGAG CTCGTGACAGCAGATACGAAAGAAGTTAAGGACAGTTTCCATATTACCAAGTGA
- the LOC112772597 gene encoding GRAS family protein TF80-like: protein MGVCVESDSVVMGSTWLGNDSEEEGEVVGENKELGGVGSMVIGSAHGYPWFKGISSEPRGMLLKILVRNCAKYIECGNISDADSALAKISHLASSEGDRFQRLATYFSEALTCQLVNRSYLHGAHNILSKPLSTFEDSFAKGLFFELYPFQRVSYAVINQAIIEAMTGLQGIHILDLSAPHDATQWVLFIQSLKERCSSFSSSSTRPQQRPYLKITCVHTNQEVLAQMKLRLTLEADKFFQFEFSDIVSTLENLNLDNLPILNGEPIAISIVLQLHRLLSTDDPPVPVVVSNQFFHQQSFADVIAKDSYNNNNHNVIINQSPNSALALATHHRLTQSPVPKMECFLHGLWKLQPKVMVIMEQESNVNGQSLTDRVDKALDFYDAFFKCLVTAPSVKKIFFERAMLGEQIKNIIACEGAERKERYESLKAWISRLELAGFCAEAISLEGMLRGVTELQNFAHGYKIIRDEKFLFLCWNNNPLFSLSAWRYL from the exons ATGGGTGTCTGTGTTGAAAGTGATTCGGTTGTCATGGGTTCAACTTGGCTAGGTAACGATAGTGAGGAAGAAGGAGAGGTTGTtggagaaaataaagaactaGGTGGAGTTGGGTCAATGGTTATAG GTTCAGCACATGGATATCCCTGGTTCAAAGGGATAAGTAGCGAGCCAAGGGGCATGCTCCTCAAAATTCTTGTGCGCAATTGTGCTAAGTACATTGAATGTGGCAACATCTCAGATGCAGATTCAGCATTAGCAAAAATTTCTCACCTTGCTTCCTCAGAAGGTGATCGATTCCAAAGGCTAGCAACTTATTTCAGTGAGGCACTTACATGCCAACTTGTGAATAGATCATACCTCCATGGTGCACATAACATTCTATCAAAACCACTCTCAACTTTTGAAGACTCTTTTGCTAAGGGCTTATTCTTTGAACTCTATCCATTCCAAAGGGTATCTTATGCGGTTATAAATCAGGCCATTATTGAAGCCATGACAGGGCTTCAAGGTATTCATATACTTGATCTTAGTGCACCCCATGATGCTACTCAATGGGTCCTCTTTATACAGAGTTTGAAAGAGCGTtgtagttctttttcttcatcatcaACTAGACCACAACAACGACCATATTTGAAGATCACTTGTGTGCATACAAATCAGGAGGTGTTAGCCCAAATGAAGTTGCGGTTGACATTGGAGGCTGACAAGTTTTTCCAATTCGAATTCAGTGACATT GTGAGTACTTTAGAAAATTTAAACCTAGATAATTTGCCTATACTTAACGGAGAGCCTATTGCAATCAGTATTGTTCTTCAATTGCACCGCCTTTTAAGCACCGATGATCCACCTGTTCCAGTTGTAGTATCCAACCAATTCTTCCATCAACAAAGTTTTGCAGATGTGATTGCCAAGGacagttataataataacaatcacaATGTCATAATTAATCAAAGTCCTAATTCGGCATTGGCACTAGCAACTCATCATCGTTTAACTCAAAGTCCAGTGCCTAAGATGGAGTGTTTTCTGCACGGCCTCTGGAAGCTCCAGCCCAAAGTTATGGTCATCATGGAACAAGAATCAAACGTCAACGGACAATCCTTAACGGATCGGGTTGACAAAGCCTTGGATTTCTACGATGCGTTTTTTAAATGCTTGGTAACGGCGCCGTCAGTGAAGAAGATCTTCTTTGAGAGAGCGATGTTGGGAGAGCAAATAAAGAATATAATTGCGTGTGAGGGAGCTGAGAGAAAAGAAAGGTATGAGTCGCTTAAGGCGTGGATCTCAAGGCTTGAACTTGCTGGGTTTTGCGCTGAAGCTATTAGCTTGGAGGGGATGTTAAGAGGAGTAACTGAATTGCAGAATTTTGCACATGGCTATAAGATTATTAGAGATGAAAAGTTTTTGTTTCTGTGTTGGAATAATAATCCACTCTTTTCTTTATCAGCCTGGAGATActtgtga
- the LOC112789368 gene encoding dirigent protein 23: protein MSHSYTLRFLFLFFCLIHAPLFSSSSQQEQEQQPHIMLPSQPTQKKLTTLHFYYHDILEGENPTVVQIIDPSNTPNSLGTTFMMDNALTEGPELSSKQVGRAQGMFGLASIQDRGMVMLINFAFSEEGEYKGSTLSMLGRNPVMDTVREMPIVGGTRLFRFASGFAIAKSLWSISTEQHFVVEYNITISLP from the coding sequence ATGTCTCACTCTTATACTCTTAGATTCTTGTTCCTCTTCTTCTGTCTCATCCATGCACcactcttctcatcatcatcacaacaagaacaagaacaacaacCTCACATAATGTTACCCTCCCAACCAACACAGAAAAAACTGACGACACTGCACTTCTACTACCACGACATCCTCGAAGGAGAGAACCCCACCGTGGTCCAAATCATTGACCCTTCAAACACCCCCAACAGTCTCGGAACCACGTTCATGATGGACAATGCACTAACCGAAGGTCCAGAGCTGAGTTCAAAGCAAGTTGGAAGAGCTCAAGGGATGTTCGGTTTGGCTTCCATACAAGACCGTGGAATGGTTATGCTCATCAACTTCGCTTTCTCCGAAGAAGGGGAATACAAAGGCAGCACTCTTAGCATGCTTGGTCGGAACCCTGTTATGGACACCGTTCGAGAAATGCCTATTGTTGGAGGCACTCGTCTCTTTCGCTTTGCTTCTGGTTTTGCTATTGCTAAGAGCCTCTGGAGTATTTCAACGGAACAACATTTTGTGGTTGAATACAACATTACTATTTCTCTTCCATAA
- the LOC112789371 gene encoding GRAS family protein TF80-like has translation MDSGSPHQWIREPRLEDSNTSNPFDLLYECAKFVASGSIKNADIALENISHQLSPDGAAAQRTVTYFSEALASKIVKNLPGVDKALNSSKRLTAPEEILVQNYFYELFPFLKCAYLTANQVIVKAMEGEKIVHIIDLHCAEPVQWINLLMTLNERPEGPPHLRITSIHDKKEVLDQMNASLTREAEKLDFPLQFNPIVSTLEDLDIDSLPVRTGEALAICSVLQLHRLLATDDEALGRNSPAATMNLHRAVHMNRRTFAEWLERDMMNSYISSPISALSPPPLYPSPKMEAFLRDLRKLQPKLMVITEQETNLNGCSLVERVEKALYFYSALFDCLDSTVRRTSLERKKVESLLLGEQIKNIIASEGFERKERYEKLENWIRRLDLAGFVRLPLRDNDKLHAKEVLHNYGHKYMIREGHGCLLVCWGDRPLFSISAWSFRGLNLSL, from the exons ATGGACTCAG GTTCACCGCACCAATGGATAAGGGAGCCGAGATTGGAAGACAGCAACACCTCAAATCCATTTGATCTTCTTTACGAATGTGCCAAATTTGTTGCATCAGGAAGCATAAAAAATGCAGACATAGCACTTGAAAACATCTCTCACCAGTTGTCTCCGGACGGCGCAGCAGCGCAGCGAACGGTGACTTATTTCAGCGAAGCTCTGGCTTCCAAGATAGTCAAGAATCTTCCAGGAGTAGACAAAGCTCTAAACTCCTCAAAGAGATTAACTGCTCCTGAAGAAATCCTTGTCCAGAACTACTTCTATGAGTTGTTTCCATTTCTGAAATGTGCTTACTTGACTGCAAATCAAGTCATAGTTAAAGCAATGGAAGGCGAAAAAATTGTTCATATAATTGATCTGCATTGTGCAGAGCCGGTTCAATGGATTAACCTCTTGATGACATTGAATGAGCGTCCTGAAGGACCTCCTCATTTGAGGATCACAAGCATTCATGATAAGAAAGAGGTTTTAGATCAGATGAATGCTAGTTTGACAAGAGAAGCAGAGAAATTGGATTTTCCTTTGCAGTTCAATCCTATAGTTAGCACTTTAGAAGATCTTGACATTGATAGTTTGCCGGTTCGCACAGGCGAGGCGCTTGCAATTTGTTCTGTCTTGCAGCTGCATCGCCTTCTAGCCACAGATGATGAAGCTCTAGGGAGGAATTCCCCGGCTGCAACGATGAATCTGCATAGAGCAGTGCATATGAACCGAAGAACTTTCGCAGAGTGGCTCGAAAGAGATATGATGAATTCATATATTTCAAGTCCTATCTCTGCTTTGTCACCTCCTCCTCTGTATCCTTCACCTAAGATGGAGGCATTTTTAAGAGATCTTCGCAAACTGCAGCCAAAATTAATGGTGATAACTGAGCAAGAGACTAATCTTAATGGATGCAGTCTTGTGGAGAGAGTTGAGAAAGCTTTGTACTTCTATAGTGccttgtttgattgcttggattCGACCGTGCGAAGAACTTCCTTGGAGAGGAAGAAAGTTGAGAGTTTGCTGCTTGGAGAGCAGATAAAGAACATCATTGCATCTGAGGGGTTTGAGAGAAAGGAGAGGTATGAGAAGCTTGAGAATTGGATTCGGCGGCTCGATCTGGCCGGTTTTGTGAGGCTGCCTTTGAGAGACAATGATAAATTGCATGCTAAGGAGGTTTTGCACAACTATGGACACAAATATATGATTAGAGAAGGCCATGGTTGCTTACTTGTTTGTTGGGGTGATAGACCCCTTTTCTCCATTTCAGCATGGAGTTTTAGAGGATTAAATCTTTCTTTATAA
- the LOC112789369 gene encoding polygalacturonase QRT2 — MSLLLRLFISLYITLASLGLCFSYYIEEPFHHTNVEPYIVHHDGRFIKRKHEHFGLMMRANRAKSPHFSRSSGTISVNDFGARADGSDDSRAFEKAWNEACSSGVTLVVPERRTYTLKPIRFSGPCRPNTAFMIYGTIKAWPEMSAYEDDRKHWIVFDSVNNFRVDGGGTFNGNGKKWWQNSCKTNDNLPCKDAPTAVTFYQCKNLRVANVRLKDAQQMHVAFESCFNVIVSNVLVRAPGYSPNTDGIHVAETQNIVISDSDIGTGDDCISIVSGSQNVRATDITCGPGHGISIGSLGADNSEAVVSNVVVNRATLTGTSNGVRIKTWQGGSGYARNIKFLNIVMQNVTNPIIIDQNYCDQEKPCHQQNSGVQLSNVLYQNIRGTSASEVAIKFDCSRTVPCREIYLQDVILEPEDGGNGDTVATCQNVRYVNRGKFFPQCTPMRNQRGGRF, encoded by the exons atgtctTTATTACTAAGGCTATTTATCTCACTTTACATTACCCTTGCTTCATTAGGCTTATGTTTTAGCTATTATATAGAGGAACCATTTCATCACACAAATGTTGAACCATACATTGTTCATCATGATGGGAGATTTATCAAGAGAAAACATGAACACTTTGGCCTAATGATGAGAGCTAATAGAGCTAAAAGCCCTCATTTTTCAAGGTCAAGTGGAACAATTAGTGTTAATGACTTCGGAGCCAGAGCTGATGGAAGCGACGACAGTCGA GCATTTGAAAAGGCTTGGAATGAAGCATGTTCTAGTGGGGTCACCCTTGTGGTGCCTGAAAGAAGGACCTACACTCTTAAGCCAATAAGATTTTCAGGTCCATGCAGACCCAACACTGCATTCATG ATATATGGAACAATTAAGGCATGGCCAGAGATGTCAGCATATGAAGATGATAGAAAACATTGGATTGTGTTTGATAGTGTCAACAACTTCAGAGTTGATGGTGGTGGCACTTTCAATGGCAATGGCAAAAAATGGTGGCAGAATTCATGCAAAACTAATGATAACCTT CCATGCAAAGATGCACCAACT GCTGTGACATTTTACCAATGCAAGAATTTGAGAGTGGCAAATGTGAGATTGAAAGATGCACAACAAATGCATGTGGCATTTGAGAGTTGCTTCAATGTTATAGTTTCCAATGTTCTTGTTAGAGCACCAGGATACAGTCCCAACACTGATGGAATTCATGTTGCTGAAACACAAAACATTGTTATAAGCGACAGTGACATTGGAACAG gtgATGATTGTATTTCAATAGTAAGTGGATCTCAAAATGTTAGAGCTACAGATATCACATGTGGACCAGGACATGGAATCAG CATTGGAAGCTTAGGAGCTGATAACTCTGAAGCTGTAGTGTCCAATGTGGTTGTGAACAGAGCCACCTTAACAGGAACAAGTAATGGAGTTAGAATCAAGACATGGCAG GGAGGTTCTGGTTATGCAAGGAACATAAAGTTTTTGAACATAGTGATGCAAAATGTGACAAATCCCATAATCATAGATCAAAACTACTGTGATCAAGAAAAGCCATGCCATCAGCAGAACTCAGGAGTTCAACTAAGCAATGTGCTTTACCAAAACATCAGAGGAACAAGTGCTTCAGAAGTGGCTATAAAATTTGATTGTAGCAGAACAGTGCCATGCAGAGAAATCTACCTTCAGGATGTGATATTAGAACCAGAAGATGGTGGCAATGGCGACACGGTTGCCACGTGTCAGAATGTAAGATATGTGAACCGAGGAAAGTTTTTCCCTCAATGCACTCCAATGAGAAATCAAAGGGGAGGAAGATTTTAA